The Fulvia fulva chromosome 11, complete sequence genome segment TGCTGATGCAAATGCTGTGCGCCGCGAACTTTCGGCTGCACTACCTGATTCCAGATATCGAGTGTCATGGCATTGAAGAGGCTCTCCTACAGAACAAAAGTCAGCGCATGGACTTCGCACAAATCCCTGTTCGCAATAGATACCTTCAAGACCATGGCGGCATGTATTACTCCTCTGATCGGGCCTTGTGCAGCAGCGATATCGACAGTCTTCTTCACATGCTGCGCATTCGAGACATCGCCCCGGACAATGTCAAACTGCAAATCCGGCATTTCCCGTTCCGCCAACTCCGCCAACTCTTGCACGAGCGAAGCGGCCTCTGGCTTGTCTGCTGCGCTTCGTGAAAGGAAGGTGAGGTGCCGGGCACCACGGGATATCATCCACATGCTATAAGTTGTCATCATGGTCAGCGCGGGAGTTCCTGTTTGCCCTGGCATCGCGAGAACTTCAAAGCCCACTTACGTGATGACACGACCCAACCCACCAAGGCACCCGATGAGGATGTACGATGAGTCGGGGCGGAACCTTACGGGTTCGGGTCTTTGGCGGACGGGTACCAGGTCTCCGGGCTCTCGCGATAGAGTCACTGCAGCGTATTTGTCCAAATCCTGAGTTGCGCGCACGGCATCCTTGATTTCCGACAGTGGGAAGATGTGTCGAGGCGCTGGACGAAGGCTACCCTTCTTTGCGAGATCAATGACGGCTCTGATAGACCTATGGGATTCTATTGTCAGCGTCGCTATGCATGAGACTGCAGGTGTTGCAGCGATATAAAGCATCGAAAGACTCACCCAACGAGCTGTTTGCGCTTCGCGGACAAAGCCTCCAGAACGTCGAAGATATGCACAGCGAATCCCCTGGACAGTAAAGATGGGGCGAGCTGGGACACAGCATCTTGTCGTCCTCTTTTGTGGTGGCCGACGATGAGCACCTCGCCTTGACCACGCAAGCACTTGGAAAAGGCATCTGGCGAAGCGGTGATGCGGTCAGTAATGATCACATCAAATTGACACTTGCCGCTCCAGACGAATTCGTCGTCGACGGTGGTCGATAGTGTTGAGATACTGCCCAACAAATGATGCTCTTGTTGAGACTTGTATACTGCCGTCACGGAAGATCCGTGCATCGTCATCAGCTGCGATAGCGCGTAGCCGAGCACTTGGGTCGGTAGGTCGATCAAGACGCTCTTCCCGAGCAAATCACTGCGAATTGTCTTGTAGAGCTGCCATGCTAAGCCGAAGCATTTGTACTGTCCTTCGAATTCTTCGGTGTCCCGGAAGGGTTGCATGCTGCACGCATTTGTTCCATGTACACCAATGCCGTTCGAGGTCGATTGCATCAGGGAGTCTGTATGGAGACTTCCGTTCATAGACTTGCTGGTGTCCGAGAGAAGAACACAGTCTCCCTCATGAACATTGGACGTTGTTTCCAGCCAGTTGGATCCGAGGTACAGTATTCGATCTCCTGGTTTGCAAGTGACTACAGCTGACGCAACGGCCTGCACGATCCCCACGCACTCAATGCCGTGAAATGGGTAGTCTTTGAGTCCCCTCAACATGCCAGCGACGTAGACATCTAATGAACATCTCGAAAGCTCGACCCGGACATTCGTACTCGGGGTCTGCATGGGGGGCTCTTTGGAGTCCCAGTAGAGGGCATCGAAGTCTTCTACCCGAGTGAAGTAAGCCGATGCATCGCTTGGGCATGAACGTAGCTGAGTAGTCTCAGTATGCAGCATGTGATACGATGAGTTCTCATCCGTGTCAACAATGTTGCGACTGATGTGCAACACCCCGTCTTGCTCGACGAAGTTGTAATCGTCCTCGGTATCGGGGTTCTTGCTGAACCCGATCTCAACATTTGCGACAATTTGTGCTGCGCGCTGGAGTGAACTTGGAAGAGCTTCTGGATCTAGATCGACCGTAGCGACACGGAACGATGGCTCCTCGATGGATATCGATCTGACAAGACCAACGACCAGAGACTTCTCGGGGAACTTTCCGCAAAGCGTACCAGCATTCGTCACGTAAATCGCTGAGGCTGCAACCTGGCTCAAGTGTTGCAGACCTTGGAGTATCTCATCCGATAGCTCGAACAACACTGGCATCTCGAGCTCAACAAGTATGACCGCTCGAATGCCTTTCTGGGTGACCTGACCGAGATCTTTCAGTGAGGCACGGTGACAGGCGACCCCGCAGGATTCATAATGAGCCTCAAGTTGGGCAAGAACCGGATGTGGGCTGTCCAAATACACCTATGTGCTGTCAGTCCTGGCAAAGTATCATGATATGCAACAGAATGCTTACTAGGTAGACTTGACCTGTTGATGAGGCCGCTGACAGCTCTGCTATCGATGGATCTTCCAGCTTCGGCACAATGACATAGTCCTCTGTGTTACGTGATACGATGACTGCCGTGGAGTCGTACGGCTTCGAGTAGTCGTGTAACACATGGTCTGCACCAGAAAGGCAGGCATTGACAAGGCGCGTGTGCCATTCGTCTGCAGAGATGAAAGGACCATCTGGTCTACAGTCGTCGACGCCCAGCCAATAGCCTGGCAACTGGCCAACTAGAAGGCCTGTCACAAGACGAATCTCCGTGGTTTCTACCAGAATCAGCCGTCCGCCTGGTGCCAACAACTTTCTGCAGTTCTTCAGCGTTTGCACGATGGACTTGGTTGCATGAATGACCTATAAATGTCGTCAGCAGTCTGGACAGTGTTTAATTCTGCGGGAATGACTCGCATTGGAGGCAATGATCACGTCGAAGGATCCTTCGTCAAATCCTTGAGCTTCGACACCTTCGATGTCCAGGATGGCGTAGCTGACGTTCAAATAACCGCTGAATTTGTCTTTTGCCCTGGAAAGGAACGCCGTGGAAACGTCGGTGAAGACGTACTCGCGATATTGGGGGAACGATGTGTTACCTCGAAGAGCATTCAGAGCAGGCATTGTGGCACCTCCAGAGCCAGCGCCTATCTCCAGTATCCTGCTTCCGGGATTCTTATGCCCGATCAAGTGGAGAACACTAGCAAGTCTATCGTATGCTCCAGCTCCCGAGAAGCCCTCTTCGTAAACTTTGGACAGAAGACCATCCTTGACCATGAGTTCCAAGGGTGCCGCACGTCCGAAAACGATGTCGGACATGTGGTAGTGTAGGCGAGCAACCAGCGCAAGTTCGGGAATGTCTTCGCCAAACTCAGCGACCAGGGCAGCAATACGTCTCTCGCGAGCCTCGGTGGACATTTCGGAGAAGTGATGAGCTTGAGACAGAAGTTTTCCTTGAGTCTCCACCCATGTCACCCACTTTTGCATATGGAACGGCAAATCATCCCGTGCCCTGCCGGCTGGCACTCTCGTGTAGTCGTTGAGCAAGATAAGAATGCAGCACTCGTTGAGGCTTTCGAAGCGGATCTTGACCTGTATGTCATCTTGGCGGTATGGCAGTAGGTCGGAGAGTTGTGCGGCCGTGATTAGATCGAAGTCAGGCCTCCAGATCACACGATTGTATGGTTGAACCGCTGCAGATTTCTTGTTTGTCGACAATTGCGACTCCAGAGATGTCAGTTCAACATCCATTTGAAGTAAAATTTGCTGTGCAGCATCCGTGATCGTTGCTGTACCAACGATTTGACGTAATCCTTGCCTCTTGCCTGTCACTTTGATGTAGGCTAAATCAGGCGTGGCACTCGGTAGCGGCCGTGAAGCGACCAGATTGGTGATGACCGTCGGTATGTATGGCTTGGTGAACGTATAAGGCTTGCCCTCGTGTACAGCAATCACGATCAGCTGGAAAGCTGCGTCGACCACGGTAGGGTGTAGAGTATACGTCGACTGGTTAGGCATTGCAAGTGAGGTTGCTTGTAGCGGGACCGTCGCCGAGGCCTCGAGGGTTGTTGCGCGAGTGCTGATATCGGAAAGAAGAGTAAAGCCTGGTCCATATTCCATGCCCACGTTACTCATCGCTTCGAACCACATCTTGCTGTAGCTGTCCGCGTTCACGCCCCATCTTCCGCCACTGCCCTTAGCAGGAGCATGCTGGCCACTGGGACCGTTCATGGTACTACCAGCGTGGACGATGCCAGTCGCGTGCTCGGTCCATTGATCTGATGCCGTACTCTTGATAGAAAATCTGAGCTCGACGTCCGTTTTGCGATCGATCCAAGCGTCGACGATGACTTCTACGGCCACTTCTTTCCGCAGCAGCAATGCGGAGCCAATGGTTAGATCGGCAATTGAGAGAGCTTCTAGAGGTATCTTGAGCGGAGCGAAGGCTTGAGAGCCCGCTTCGAGTGCAATAGCCACATAGCCTGCAGCTGGGAAGACGAAGTTACCTGCAATCTAGAACTCGGTCAGCTAGTATCACGCGTTGTGATCCACGTTGTGTGGAGACC includes the following:
- a CDS encoding Prosolanapyrone synthase, translating into MEPIAIVGMSCRLPGDIHSPSQLWEYLKQGKDAQSKIPANRFNVDSWYHPDSHRPGSVNAKGGYFLSHDDSFRSFDPRFFGVSSIEAKSMDPQQRKLCETVYECLEAAGARLADMSGSSTGCFVGNFTYDAAYDQWKDIEYVMPYQTTGSGATILSNRINYLFNLKGPSLTVDTACSSVMYALHYAIQSIHNGDCSAAIVGGTNLVFGLEQHIGSVALGALSPTSTCHTFDESADGYGRADAVGALYVKRLSDAIQNGDPIRAIIRGTAVNTNGRSAGISHPSVHQQEAVIRAAYTHADLPLNETSYFECHGTGTQVGDPIEVDAIGRVFGDHHSSDNPLLIGSVKTNLGHGEAASAIASIIKASMVLETGQVPATVGIRTLNPHLKLLGGAIKICQSTTVLSDTQARYRRASVNSFGYGGANAHAILDATQSYFGDTLRAQALHAVKWLSPPRTVFVDTLCSSPTGRLYLLPFAAHNEITLQAIVNSINLSRGSLDVPNLAYTLSVRRELFASRAFQVVRATKNSSQTLPVDPATTATHKTRCPTIAFVFTGQGAQWAHMGLTLADQFPIVLSTITRLDAALASTTIPPDWNILDVLRETGESSRIHDTEKSQTICTALQIALVDLLHSWRVRAEAVVGHSSGEIAAAYAAGLCSAEDAIRIAYFRGLAASTEQHPGAMMAVGLSPDEMETYICDREDVVVACHNSPRSVTLSGSTAAIESLFVLLAERKIFARVLRTSGNAYHSWLMTAAGIKYQTLLDEHFSDAQSTGDQCSAMRATMVSSVTTRTIGGPLPTSYWRQNLTSMVAFNDAIGKMLDMFPQVDHVLEIGPHSALAGPLRDIIAKHPSAAEKVSYLQTLSRASDSAADMLGLAGKLFLKTLPLDLATVNGFEKISAEKLSDPARQCHVLTSLPPYPWTYTDQDQIIPLESRLCRDIKFRPFMRHDLLGSRVPGSSPDCPVWRNVIKLENVPWLKDHQIAGNFVFPAAGYVAIALEAGSQAFAPLKIPLEALSIADLTIGSALLLRKEVAVEVIVDAWIDRKTDVELRFSIKSTASDQWTEHATGIVHAGSTMNGPSGQHAPAKGSGGRWGVNADSYSKMWFEAMSNVGMEYGPGFTLLSDISTRATTLEASATVPLQATSLAMPNQSTYTLHPTVVDAAFQLIVIAVHEGKPYTFTKPYIPTVITNLVASRPLPSATPDLAYIKVTGKRQGLRQIVGTATITDAAQQILLQMDVELTSLESQLSTNKKSAAVQPYNRVIWRPDFDLITAAQLSDLLPYRQDDIQVKIRFESLNECCILILLNDYTRVPAGRARDDLPFHMQKWVTWVETQGKLLSQAHHFSEMSTEARERRIAALVAEFGEDIPELALVARLHYHMSDIVFGRAAPLELMVKDGLLSKVYEEGFSGAGAYDRLASVLHLIGHKNPGSRILEIGAGSGGATMPALNALRGNTSFPQYREYVFTDVSTAFLSRAKDKFSGYLNVSYAILDIEGVEAQGFDEGSFDVIIASNVIHATKSIVQTLKNCRKLLAPGGRLILVETTEIRLVTGLLVGQLPGYWLGVDDCRPDGPFISADEWHTRLVNACLSGADHVLHDYSKPYDSTAVIVSRNTEDYVIVPKLEDPSIAELSAASSTGQVYLVYLDSPHPVLAQLEAHYESCGVACHRASLKDLGQVTQKGIRAVILVELEMPVLFELSDEILQGLQHLSQVAASAIYVTNAGTLCGKFPEKSLVVGLVRSISIEEPSFRVATVDLDPEALPSSLQRAAQIVANVEIGFSKNPDTEDDYNFVEQDGVLHISRNIVDTDENSSYHMLHTETTQLRSCPSDASAYFTRVEDFDALYWDSKEPPMQTPSTNVRVELSRCSLDVYVAGMLRGLKDYPFHGIECVGIVQAVASAVVTCKPGDRILYLGSNWLETTSNVHEGDCVLLSDTSKSMNGSLHTDSLMQSTSNGIGVHGTNACSMQPFRDTEEFEGQYKCFGLAWQLYKTIRSDLLGKSVLIDLPTQVLGYALSQLMTMHGSSVTAVYKSQQEHHLLGSISTLSTTVDDEFVWSGKCQFDVIITDRITASPDAFSKCLRGQGEVLIVGHHKRGRQDAVSQLAPSLLSRGFAVHIFDVLEALSAKRKQLVGSIRAVIDLAKKGSLRPAPRHIFPLSEIKDAVRATQDLDKYAAVTLSREPGDLVPVRQRPEPVRFRPDSSYILIGCLGGLGRVITMWMISRGARHLTFLSRSAADKPEAASLVQELAELAEREMPDLQFDIVRGDVSNAQHVKKTVDIAAAQGPIRGVIHAAMVLKESLFNAMTLDIWNQVVQPKVRGAQHLHQQTLGCDLDFFVMTSTILSVVGAATQSNYAAANAYLDHLARHRHHRGLQATSISIGMVVNVGYVEEHEASAIALRRNGMYGINMEEFLDNLELSCRRKDMTKVLDCFDPCAASNLITGMDPTRITRNSSKSIWHRDARLRHFTQALEQGSGASVREQVVQKGSLAMELREAAKDGEAAARLKLTQLLTERIASLVMVPVEQIDVGDALPAYGMDSMIGAELRAWLQRELGADVPFLVILDQNLTFKALAGIVFKSIDLAQQNITQ